Proteins from a genomic interval of Sulfurimonas sp. HSL3-2:
- a CDS encoding PP0621 family protein, giving the protein MLKYLVVIGVIAAVYYFFIKKKPAVTSSNKSDKSEKLQDNDMVQCAQCGIYTEVNDAIVSNGKYYCSKDCLEDSK; this is encoded by the coding sequence ATGTTAAAGTATCTAGTAGTCATCGGTGTGATAGCCGCAGTTTATTATTTTTTTATAAAGAAAAAACCAGCTGTCACTTCATCGAACAAATCCGATAAATCTGAAAAGCTGCAAGACAATGACATGGTCCAATGTGCCCAGTGCGGGATATATACCGAAGTAAACGATGCGATCGTCTCTAACGGGAAATATTACTGCTCAAAAGATTGTCTGGAAGATTCAAAATGA
- a CDS encoding agmatine deiminase family protein, with translation MRHTEIISQCGQKRCFPGEFEKQSFVQVIFPHEKSDWIDYLEEARKNFVNIVNAIAKYERCLVVCDDIELVKSYFSENENIEYVQFETNDTWARDCSAISIIENGEKKLLDFTFTGWGSKFDASKDNEMSRALAAHYKTPMKTIDFILEGGAIESNSKGLLLTTSICVLNKNRNASYSKEETTQLLKEELGVNEILYLDYGYLAGDDTDSHIDTLARFVDEKTIMYLKCDDQDDEHYEQLFKMQEQLKELAKQYDLDLIALPFTDAIYYDDERLPATYANFLIINGAVIVPTYGVRQDEEALSVFRDFFKDRDVVAVDCSVLIRQHGSLHCVTMQFL, from the coding sequence ATGCGCCATACTGAAATTATATCCCAATGTGGACAAAAAAGATGCTTTCCCGGTGAATTTGAGAAACAAAGTTTTGTCCAAGTTATCTTCCCGCACGAAAAAAGCGACTGGATAGATTACCTTGAAGAAGCAAGAAAAAACTTTGTAAACATAGTAAATGCCATAGCAAAATATGAGAGATGTCTGGTAGTCTGTGATGACATCGAGCTAGTCAAAAGCTACTTTAGCGAGAATGAGAACATAGAGTATGTCCAGTTTGAAACAAACGATACATGGGCGAGAGACTGCAGCGCTATCTCCATCATAGAAAACGGCGAAAAGAAGCTTTTGGACTTCACCTTCACGGGATGGGGTTCAAAGTTTGACGCGAGCAAAGACAATGAGATGAGCCGCGCTTTGGCAGCTCATTATAAAACACCGATGAAGACGATCGATTTTATTTTAGAAGGCGGTGCGATCGAGAGCAACTCTAAAGGGCTTTTGCTTACTACTTCTATCTGCGTACTCAATAAAAACAGAAACGCCTCTTACTCCAAAGAGGAGACGACACAGCTTTTAAAAGAGGAACTCGGAGTCAATGAGATACTCTACCTTGACTACGGCTATCTTGCAGGAGACGATACGGACTCTCATATTGATACATTGGCAAGATTTGTCGATGAAAAGACGATCATGTACCTTAAATGTGACGATCAGGATGATGAGCATTACGAACAGCTTTTTAAGATGCAGGAGCAGTTAAAAGAGCTGGCAAAACAGTACGACTTGGATCTTATAGCGCTTCCGTTTACAGATGCGATCTATTATGACGACGAAAGACTTCCTGCGACCTATGCCAACTTTCTGATCATCAACGGCGCGGTCATTGTACCGACTTACGGTGTCAGACAGGATGAAGAAGCGTTATCGGTATTTAGGGATTTCTTTAAAGACAGAGACGTTGTCGCAGTCGATTGTTCAGTCCTGATCCGTCAACACGGCTCACTTCACTGCGTGACTATGCAGTTTTTATAA
- the rsmG gene encoding 16S rRNA (guanine(527)-N(7))-methyltransferase RsmG has protein sequence MDLKAQILKDGIDVPDNFFYNVQKYKEHLLKWNKIHNLTGAKDEKTLDDFIYDAVFPVKFLPHVDTLMDIGTGAGFPGMILAFALPDTKVTLVEPLAKRASFLQFIKADLKLDNVEVKKCRVEELENRTFDIITSRAVTETKMLLELSRPFRTEATMLLFYKGEKVYDEVDEGYDHEVIKTHNRHYLIIKNIK, from the coding sequence TTGGATTTAAAAGCTCAAATACTTAAAGACGGCATCGATGTTCCCGATAACTTTTTTTATAACGTACAAAAGTACAAAGAACATCTCTTAAAATGGAACAAGATCCATAACCTTACAGGCGCTAAAGATGAAAAGACACTGGATGATTTCATCTATGATGCCGTGTTCCCGGTCAAATTTCTACCACATGTCGATACATTAATGGATATAGGGACAGGTGCAGGATTTCCGGGGATGATACTTGCTTTTGCCCTGCCTGATACCAAAGTGACCCTTGTAGAGCCTCTTGCAAAGCGTGCGAGTTTTTTACAGTTTATAAAAGCTGATCTGAAACTTGACAATGTCGAGGTCAAAAAATGCAGGGTTGAAGAACTGGAAAACAGAACATTTGATATAATAACATCACGCGCAGTGACTGAGACGAAGATGTTACTTGAACTCAGCCGTCCTTTTAGAACCGAAGCTACCATGCTTCTTTTTTACAAGGGTGAAAAAGTGTATGATGAAGTGGACGAAGGGTATGACCATGAGGTCATCAAGACCCATAACCGTCATTACCTCATCATAAAAAATATAAAATAG
- a CDS encoding transcriptional repressor translates to MDLYGHINVDEMYREIKKQFSSISLATMYKNIIAMSEASLIKEVKVPQQKSKFEIVKSPHGHLLCNSCGNFVDIEMDIEKIVEDVTKKSHYKMLETSLVFCGVCPSCA, encoded by the coding sequence ATGGATTTATATGGTCATATCAATGTTGACGAGATGTATCGTGAGATAAAAAAACAGTTCTCGTCAATATCGTTAGCGACTATGTATAAAAATATAATCGCGATGAGTGAAGCTTCACTTATAAAAGAGGTCAAAGTCCCACAGCAAAAATCTAAATTTGAGATAGTAAAATCTCCTCACGGGCACCTCTTATGTAATAGCTGCGGCAACTTCGTAGATATTGAGATGGATATAGAAAAAATTGTCGAAGATGTGACAAAAAAAAGTCACTATAAAATGCTTGAGACAAGTCTAGTATTTTGCGGTGTATGTCCTAGCTGTGCTTAG
- a CDS encoding alanine racemase, producing the protein MAHINLNKKSFFNNLDIIAQLTSSKDKIAVVLKDNAYGHGLSLMAPLCHEYGIKKAVVRNQDEALKARDFFEYILVLADIPDVPLQNAVYTVNSIEAIEKFPKNTRVEIKTDSGMHRNGVSIYELDKAFFLCIERGLHVEGVFTHHRSADELSSEWFTQEKNFKQLKEHALGLAKKYNIPRLNFHSQNSAALFRAKECMHDMVRVGIAAYGCLSPDDNLYKEVGVEALQPVLSLYASKLSSRLFKTGERIGYGGIFEADKDMVVSTYDVGYADGLLRNASNNFTTPDGSKILGRISMDNVSINSDKEDICIFDNANSYAASCDTIGYEILVGMRYYIKRSVI; encoded by the coding sequence ATGGCGCATATAAACCTCAATAAAAAATCGTTTTTTAATAACCTTGACATTATCGCACAATTAACATCATCAAAAGATAAAATTGCGGTGGTACTTAAAGATAATGCATATGGTCACGGACTCTCACTTATGGCTCCGCTTTGTCATGAATACGGCATAAAAAAAGCTGTCGTTAGAAATCAGGATGAAGCATTAAAAGCAAGAGATTTTTTTGAGTACATCTTAGTCCTTGCGGATATCCCCGACGTTCCTCTTCAAAATGCCGTATATACAGTAAACAGCATAGAAGCAATAGAGAAGTTCCCAAAAAACACAAGAGTGGAGATCAAGACTGACAGCGGGATGCATCGTAACGGTGTAAGTATCTATGAACTGGACAAAGCCTTCTTTTTATGTATCGAAAGAGGCTTACATGTAGAGGGCGTATTTACTCACCACAGAAGTGCGGACGAACTTTCAAGCGAATGGTTTACTCAGGAAAAAAACTTTAAACAGTTAAAAGAGCATGCTCTTGGTCTTGCAAAGAAATACAATATCCCAAGACTGAATTTCCATTCTCAAAACTCTGCAGCGCTTTTCCGTGCTAAAGAGTGTATGCACGATATGGTAAGAGTCGGGATCGCTGCATACGGATGTCTGAGTCCGGATGACAACCTCTATAAAGAGGTAGGTGTAGAAGCACTGCAGCCGGTACTTTCCCTTTATGCTTCGAAGCTTTCAAGCAGATTGTTTAAAACTGGCGAACGCATCGGCTACGGCGGGATCTTCGAAGCAGACAAAGATATGGTAGTAAGTACGTATGATGTAGGATATGCAGACGGACTTCTCCGTAATGCTTCCAATAACTTTACTACGCCGGACGGCTCTAAGATACTCGGCCGTATCTCAATGGATAACGTAAGCATAAACAGCGACAAAGAGGATATATGTATCTTTGACAATGCAAACAGTTATGCAGCATCTTGCGATACGATCGGCTATGAGATACTAGTGGGGATGAGATACTATATCAAAAGGAGTGTAATATGA
- a CDS encoding cytochrome b/b6 domain-containing protein — translation MKKWSINFRIWHWANAIVVMGLIGTVLLRKGFLSYRENAQVILDKLSAIDVSITLDQAKTIARAIREPMWEWHIILGYALAFLVIYRIVLFFTQSGKKSFQFKELNTHHKLVSAGYVVIYATLFFMTVSGLVIHFYQDLGLLKETAGKIKDLHEAVYQIVLYFVPLHIIGVVAADIRDEKGITSDMINGGKN, via the coding sequence ATGAAAAAATGGAGCATTAACTTTAGAATATGGCACTGGGCTAATGCAATTGTCGTAATGGGACTTATAGGTACTGTCTTACTGAGAAAAGGGTTTCTAAGCTACAGAGAAAATGCACAGGTCATCCTCGATAAACTTTCAGCTATCGATGTAAGCATCACTCTGGATCAGGCAAAGACGATAGCACGTGCTATCCGTGAACCTATGTGGGAGTGGCATATCATCTTAGGGTATGCACTGGCATTTCTAGTCATTTACCGCATTGTCCTGTTTTTTACACAGAGCGGCAAGAAAAGCTTCCAGTTTAAAGAGTTGAATACTCATCATAAACTTGTAAGTGCTGGGTACGTAGTGATCTATGCGACACTTTTCTTTATGACGGTAAGCGGTCTTGTGATTCATTTTTATCAGGATCTTGGTTTGCTTAAAGAGACTGCGGGGAAGATAAAAGATCTTCACGAAGCTGTTTATCAGATAGTCTTATATTTTGTTCCGTTACATATTATCGGAGTCGTTGCAGCTGATATAAGAGATGAAAAAGGGATCACCTCAGATATGATAAACGGCGGTAAAAACTAG
- a CDS encoding cytochrome-c peroxidase, with protein sequence MKIAVLLSTVTAVALMATPLMKDAKNAGLVPIPAKQKELYKLTDNPKNPISKAKVELGKKLFFDTRLSKSGLISCNTCHNLATGGVDGVPAAIGHKWTPNPHHLNSPTVYNAVFFSSQFWDGRSPDVEDQAQGPIQAAPEMAATPKHIVDVVTSMPEYVKEFKKAYGKKPITFELVADTIATFERTLVTPAPYDKFLQGDDKALTATQKRGLKTFIDKGCTTCHTGIALGGEMQPFGVVAPYKYAHIGDFKGNKNGLVKVPTLRNITETAPYFHNGAIGTLKEAIQEMGRIQLGVKITDKEAADIEAFFGSLEGKKPTIVYPMLPAVTATTPKPDMN encoded by the coding sequence ATGAAAATTGCCGTACTATTAAGTACCGTGACTGCTGTAGCTTTAATGGCTACTCCACTTATGAAAGATGCTAAAAATGCCGGATTAGTGCCTATTCCGGCAAAACAAAAAGAGTTATATAAACTTACAGATAATCCAAAAAACCCTATCTCTAAAGCGAAAGTCGAACTTGGAAAAAAACTTTTCTTCGATACAAGACTTTCAAAAAGCGGACTTATCAGCTGTAACACTTGTCACAACCTCGCAACAGGCGGTGTTGACGGTGTACCTGCGGCAATCGGACATAAATGGACACCAAATCCACACCATTTAAACTCTCCGACTGTTTATAATGCGGTATTTTTCAGTTCTCAATTTTGGGACGGACGTTCACCTGATGTCGAAGATCAAGCTCAGGGACCTATCCAGGCAGCTCCTGAGATGGCAGCGACTCCTAAACATATAGTCGATGTCGTGACTTCAATGCCTGAGTATGTAAAAGAGTTTAAAAAAGCATACGGAAAAAAACCTATCACTTTTGAACTTGTAGCTGATACTATCGCAACGTTCGAGCGTACTTTAGTAACGCCAGCGCCTTACGATAAGTTTTTACAAGGCGATGATAAGGCATTGACTGCTACACAAAAAAGAGGTCTGAAGACTTTTATAGACAAAGGCTGTACGACTTGTCATACAGGTATAGCTTTAGGTGGTGAGATGCAGCCGTTTGGCGTAGTCGCTCCATACAAATATGCGCATATCGGTGATTTTAAAGGAAACAAAAATGGACTTGTAAAAGTTCCTACGTTAAGAAACATCACTGAGACTGCTCCATATTTCCATAATGGTGCGATCGGGACTTTAAAAGAGGCTATTCAGGAGATGGGACGTATCCAGCTTGGTGTCAAGATCACAGATAAAGAAGCTGCTGATATCGAAGCATTCTTTGGATCACTTGAAGGTAAAAAACCTACTATCGTCTATCCAATGCTTCCTGCAGTAACTGCAACTACTCCGAAACCGGATATGAACTAG
- a CDS encoding NlpC/P60 family protein — MIKLSIIVTLLLILTGCSKAPTYPSHYVKPQQTSKSSKPVSKDPVINSLHAEYKKWHHTPYKYGGVCLDGVDCSGLVKVIYKNAFGVDIPRTTKDQVKIGKKIKYAQIRPGDLIFFRTGYNKRHVGIYFGDNTFLHTSKKYGVIISSINNPYWREKYWMCRRVLSTARTYTAKY; from the coding sequence ATGATAAAGCTATCGATAATAGTCACGCTATTACTTATCTTAACCGGCTGTTCAAAAGCCCCCACCTACCCATCACACTATGTAAAACCGCAACAAACTTCCAAATCTTCAAAACCCGTTTCAAAAGACCCTGTCATCAACAGCCTGCATGCAGAATATAAAAAATGGCATCATACCCCCTATAAATACGGCGGAGTATGTCTGGACGGAGTGGATTGTTCTGGACTTGTAAAAGTGATCTATAAAAATGCTTTTGGCGTGGATATCCCGCGAACGACGAAAGATCAGGTAAAAATAGGTAAAAAGATAAAGTATGCTCAGATAAGACCGGGCGATCTGATATTTTTCAGGACGGGATATAACAAAAGGCATGTAGGCATCTACTTTGGAGATAACACCTTTTTACATACCTCTAAAAAGTACGGGGTGATCATATCGAGTATAAATAACCCCTATTGGAGGGAAAAGTACTGGATGTGCAGGCGTGTCCTAAGCACAGCTAGGACATACACCGCAAAATACTAG
- a CDS encoding EF-hand domain-containing protein: MKRFTIATLLITSSLMAAMGNNMPSFKDYDTNNDGKITQQEFNYEHQHRMQERAEEGRMMRNAQNAPDFADIDTNGDGIINRNEFRNHQKMQMQNKNMNMNKNTMGKCTGQGMNQGMGKCTGQGMGQGPNR, translated from the coding sequence ATGAAACGTTTTACAATCGCTACATTGTTAATCACTAGTTCCCTTATGGCTGCAATGGGCAATAATATGCCTTCATTTAAAGACTACGACACGAACAACGACGGTAAGATAACCCAACAAGAGTTCAATTATGAACACCAACACAGAATGCAAGAAAGAGCGGAGGAAGGCAGGATGATGCGTAATGCACAAAATGCTCCCGACTTTGCAGATATAGACACAAACGGTGACGGCATCATCAATAGGAATGAGTTCAGAAACCATCAAAAGATGCAGATGCAAAATAAAAATATGAATATGAATAAAAACACCATGGGTAAATGTACAGGTCAGGGTATGAATCAAGGAATGGGTAAATGCACAGGTCAAGGAATGGGTCAAGGTCCAAACAGATAA
- a CDS encoding TonB-dependent receptor: MKLNKFIVLSFACATTLLAAEAVQLDTINVDATTLSDVSHEQIKSADLADALQKAVPSISISRRSGIANDIILRGMKKDDINVLVDGTKTYGACPNRMDPPISHVLANNIESIRIIEGPYDVENFGTLSGAVKMESKAPSKDFNAEVNLGFGSFSYKKAATTISGGNDFIRMMVSASAETSDQYKDGNGDTFNDQMHNKITDMSKYYKTAYTDLQAYEKKTLMAKAFINPTENQELRLSYTANRSDDVLYPSSGMDALYDNSNIYDVQYEIKKLGDFSKKLVLQYYATDVDHPMSTKYRNASGGMMGEMVSHLTTNTQGAKIKNTLDLGNYELLVGVDGSKRNWDGRYYNHSTTYMFKSIPDAYTNNAALFSELSRDFGDFSFKMGVRYDSTNIKTTDYDTNNYDAFSANILTNYKLNANNKLIFGIGKSSRVPDAKELFFKSSSGAVAGNQGLDQVKNYEADLGLENNYENFILKTKAFYSKLKDYIIYNYQSSTATKYENIDASIYGLSVNGSYFISDSLTLDAGANYQVGRKDTLATNQTDRDLPNITPLKGNLALTYDYKKNSYLKAEVVATDAWSKYDSDDKEQAIDGWSVLNLKASHEINPHVQFDLGIDNVFNTVYAISNTYADLTLLDGTDGSRMLLNEPGRYVYTNLTVKF; the protein is encoded by the coding sequence ATGAAACTAAACAAATTTATAGTACTTTCTTTTGCATGTGCTACTACATTGTTGGCAGCAGAGGCTGTACAACTTGATACTATTAATGTCGATGCGACAACACTGAGTGACGTCAGCCACGAGCAGATAAAATCTGCTGACTTAGCGGATGCACTGCAAAAAGCGGTACCGTCTATCTCTATAAGCCGTCGTAGCGGTATAGCGAACGACATCATTCTAAGAGGAATGAAAAAAGACGATATCAACGTTTTAGTCGACGGGACAAAGACTTACGGTGCATGTCCAAACAGAATGGACCCGCCTATCTCACACGTACTTGCTAACAATATCGAAAGCATCCGTATCATCGAGGGACCATATGACGTTGAAAACTTCGGTACTCTAAGCGGTGCAGTCAAAATGGAATCAAAAGCGCCAAGTAAAGATTTTAATGCTGAAGTAAATCTGGGATTTGGTAGTTTCAGTTATAAGAAAGCTGCTACGACTATCAGCGGAGGAAATGATTTTATCCGTATGATGGTAAGTGCTTCTGCTGAGACAAGTGATCAATATAAAGACGGTAACGGCGATACTTTCAATGACCAGATGCATAACAAGATAACAGATATGTCAAAATACTATAAGACAGCATATACTGATCTTCAAGCTTACGAAAAAAAGACGTTAATGGCAAAAGCGTTTATTAACCCGACTGAAAACCAAGAACTTCGTCTTAGCTATACTGCAAACAGAAGTGATGATGTTCTCTATCCATCATCAGGAATGGATGCACTTTACGACAACTCAAACATCTATGATGTGCAATATGAGATCAAAAAACTTGGTGATTTCTCTAAAAAACTTGTCCTGCAATACTATGCGACAGATGTCGACCATCCGATGTCTACAAAATACAGAAATGCTTCCGGCGGTATGATGGGAGAGATGGTAAGTCATCTAACGACCAATACACAAGGTGCAAAGATCAAAAATACACTTGATCTGGGAAATTATGAACTTCTTGTGGGAGTTGACGGTAGTAAACGTAACTGGGACGGAAGATACTATAACCATTCTACGACATACATGTTTAAAAGTATTCCTGATGCATATACGAACAATGCAGCTCTGTTTTCAGAGTTAAGTCGTGATTTTGGCGACTTCTCATTCAAAATGGGTGTACGTTACGACTCTACTAATATAAAAACTACTGATTATGATACTAATAACTATGATGCTTTCAGTGCAAATATCTTGACAAACTATAAACTAAATGCCAACAATAAACTGATCTTCGGCATAGGAAAATCATCTCGTGTTCCTGATGCGAAAGAACTTTTCTTCAAATCTAGTTCAGGTGCAGTAGCAGGTAATCAAGGTCTTGACCAAGTAAAAAACTATGAAGCTGATCTTGGACTTGAGAACAACTATGAAAACTTTATATTAAAAACGAAAGCATTTTACTCAAAACTAAAAGATTATATCATCTACAATTACCAAAGTTCTACAGCAACAAAATATGAAAATATCGATGCTTCTATCTACGGTCTTTCTGTAAACGGTTCTTACTTTATCTCTGACTCTCTTACATTAGATGCCGGAGCAAACTATCAAGTAGGTCGTAAAGATACTTTGGCTACAAACCAAACTGACAGAGACCTTCCAAACATCACACCTTTAAAAGGAAATCTTGCTCTGACTTATGATTATAAGAAAAACTCTTACCTAAAAGCGGAAGTCGTTGCGACTGATGCATGGAGCAAGTATGACAGCGATGATAAAGAGCAAGCGATAGACGGCTGGTCAGTGTTGAACTTAAAAGCTTCACATGAGATCAATCCTCATGTACAGTTCGACCTTGGTATAGATAACGTATTTAACACAGTCTATGCGATCAGTAATACATATGCCGATCTTACACTTCTTGACGGAACAGACGGTTCAAGAATGCTTTTAAACGAGCCTGGCCGTTACGTATATACAAACTTAACAGTTAAATTCTAA
- the murD gene encoding UDP-N-acetylmuramoyl-L-alanine--D-glutamate ligase, whose protein sequence is MGVVSLFGYGGTTKALAKKIKNVVFYDDKVTKPFTDENGFKVKPSSDFDPKYSSLEITSPGIPPHNPLIQKAANLISEYDYFADKMPFSIWISGTNGKTTTTQMTHHLLREYGSLEGGNIGTALADLATEAPIWVLETSSFTLHYTNKAKPNIYVLLPLSPDHLSWHGDMSSYIEDKLKPVQMMKDGEIAIIPKEHKDSLKSKANIIFYEDENELADIFEIELEKINFQGVFLLDALLALCIKKILYNIADYEAINAFVIDPHRQEELQDSKGRLWVNDTKATNLDATIGALKRYKEKNIHLILGGDDKGVDLTQLFEYLKELHVKRPAGVSIYAIGSNQEKLLKLSNEYGLQCKGYGILDNAVSEIAKVLKADEVALLSPAAASLDQFTSYAHRGDRFKELVRSL, encoded by the coding sequence ATGGGTGTAGTATCTCTTTTTGGATATGGCGGAACTACAAAAGCTCTTGCAAAGAAGATCAAAAACGTCGTCTTTTACGATGATAAAGTCACAAAACCCTTTACTGATGAAAATGGTTTTAAAGTAAAACCTTCAAGCGACTTCGATCCTAAATATTCCTCTTTGGAGATCACTTCTCCGGGTATCCCGCCGCACAATCCACTGATACAAAAAGCTGCAAACCTTATCAGCGAATATGACTATTTTGCAGATAAGATGCCTTTTTCTATCTGGATCAGCGGGACAAACGGTAAGACGACGACTACACAGATGACACATCATCTGCTTCGCGAGTATGGAAGCCTTGAGGGCGGAAACATCGGGACGGCTCTTGCAGATCTTGCAACCGAAGCTCCGATATGGGTTCTTGAGACCAGCAGTTTTACCCTTCACTATACAAACAAAGCAAAACCGAATATCTATGTCTTGCTTCCTCTTTCTCCCGACCATCTTTCATGGCACGGTGATATGTCTTCATATATAGAAGATAAACTAAAACCTGTTCAAATGATGAAGGACGGGGAGATAGCTATAATCCCAAAAGAGCATAAAGACTCTTTAAAAAGCAAAGCAAACATCATCTTTTATGAAGATGAAAACGAGCTGGCAGACATCTTTGAGATCGAACTTGAAAAGATCAATTTTCAAGGGGTGTTTTTACTTGATGCACTTTTAGCACTTTGTATCAAAAAGATACTTTATAACATAGCGGACTATGAAGCGATCAATGCATTTGTCATTGATCCTCACCGCCAGGAGGAACTGCAGGACTCAAAAGGCAGACTTTGGGTAAACGATACAAAAGCAACCAATCTTGATGCGACCATCGGTGCACTTAAAAGATATAAAGAGAAAAATATCCATCTAATACTCGGCGGAGACGACAAAGGTGTCGATCTGACACAGCTTTTTGAATACCTAAAAGAGTTACATGTAAAGCGCCCTGCAGGTGTAAGCATCTATGCGATAGGCTCAAACCAAGAGAAACTTTTAAAACTTTCAAATGAGTATGGCCTGCAATGTAAAGGGTACGGTATCTTAGACAATGCCGTAAGCGAAATAGCCAAAGTTCTAAAAGCTGATGAAGTCGCACTGCTCTCGCCTGCGGCCGCAAGTTTAGATCAGTTTACTTCCTATGCTCACCGCGGGGACAGATTCAAAGAGCTAGTCCGTAGTCTCTAG
- the mraY gene encoding phospho-N-acetylmuramoyl-pentapeptide-transferase — MLYWLHIHFDINILGYITIRAGIAFFLGLIFTLFLMPKFIKWAKNSSSVQPINNWAPEAHQLKSKTPTMGGIVFITSTIIASLLTVKLTNIYVIGALTTIITFALIGLQDDMAKIKNKLNTAGLSARAKLFAQILSAGGIALFLYIFAEFDTDLYIPFMKNPIFDMGIFAIIFWIIVMVSASNAVNLTDGLDGLATVPSIASLSSLSLIVYATGNSVFSDYLLIPHFNVGEVVIIAAALIGSLAGFLWFNCHPAEVFMGDSGSLTLGAFIAYMAVISKVEILLVLIGLIFVIETLSVILQVGSFKLRKKRIFLMAPIHHHFEMKNWSENKIIVRFWIIAIISNLIAIITLKIR, encoded by the coding sequence TTGCTTTATTGGCTTCACATACATTTTGATATAAACATCCTTGGATATATAACAATACGCGCAGGGATCGCATTTTTCTTAGGTCTAATATTTACTCTTTTTTTAATGCCTAAATTTATAAAATGGGCGAAGAATAGCTCGAGTGTACAACCAATAAACAACTGGGCACCTGAAGCTCACCAGCTCAAATCAAAGACTCCTACAATGGGCGGGATCGTTTTTATAACATCCACCATCATCGCTTCACTTTTAACGGTAAAACTGACAAATATCTATGTTATCGGCGCACTTACCACCATCATCACTTTTGCACTTATCGGTCTTCAAGACGATATGGCAAAGATAAAAAATAAACTCAATACTGCCGGACTCTCTGCACGTGCAAAACTTTTTGCTCAGATACTCAGTGCAGGCGGTATTGCACTGTTTTTATATATTTTCGCAGAGTTCGATACCGATCTGTACATACCGTTTATGAAGAACCCGATCTTTGATATGGGGATCTTCGCCATCATTTTTTGGATCATCGTCATGGTCTCTGCTTCAAATGCCGTAAACCTGACAGACGGTCTTGACGGTCTTGCTACCGTTCCTTCCATCGCATCTTTGTCATCACTCAGCCTTATCGTGTATGCAACGGGGAACAGCGTGTTTAGCGACTACCTGTTGATCCCGCATTTCAATGTCGGCGAGGTGGTCATCATCGCAGCGGCACTCATCGGTTCGCTTGCAGGATTTTTATGGTTTAACTGTCATCCGGCAGAGGTATTTATGGGTGACAGCGGTTCACTGACTCTTGGAGCGTTTATAGCTTACATGGCGGTCATAAGTAAAGTCGAGATACTTCTAGTGTTGATCGGTCTTATCTTCGTGATCGAGACTCTTTCCGTGATACTTCAAGTCGGAAGCTTTAAACTGCGTAAAAAACGCATCTTTTTAATGGCTCCGATCCACCACCATTTCGAGATGAAGAACTGGTCTGAGAACAAGATCATCGTCAGATTCTGGATCATCGCGATCATCTCAAACCTGATCGCTATCATAACTCTAAAGATACGCTAA
- a CDS encoding EF-hand domain-containing protein: MIVNSSMVSKNYASMLNTQSQSGVNALAKNDFSSKMKEISNQLLSTLDTNKNGSIDKIEFSSAAMQLSQDMAESDKLFSRLDQNSDGMIDGNELLSALGQCSPQAPKANCKTNSHAQNGLQSILMKNILSAYNTSQSQTNGGSLSISV; this comes from the coding sequence ATGATAGTAAATAGTAGTATGGTGTCAAAAAACTATGCATCTATGCTAAATACACAAAGTCAAAGCGGAGTAAACGCACTAGCAAAAAATGATTTTAGTTCTAAGATGAAGGAGATCAGCAATCAGCTCCTAAGTACTTTAGATACTAACAAAAACGGCTCTATCGATAAAATTGAGTTCAGCAGTGCTGCTATGCAGTTATCGCAGGATATGGCCGAGTCAGACAAGCTCTTTAGCAGACTGGATCAAAATTCAGACGGCATGATAGACGGCAATGAACTTTTAAGTGCACTTGGGCAGTGCAGCCCGCAGGCACCTAAAGCTAACTGTAAAACAAACAGCCATGCGCAAAACGGTCTGCAATCGATACTGATGAAAAATATACTGTCGGCATATAATACCAGCCAGTCACAGACAAACGGCGGAAGTTTAAGTATATCGGTTTAG